A window of the Microplitis mediator isolate UGA2020A chromosome 5, iyMicMedi2.1, whole genome shotgun sequence genome harbors these coding sequences:
- the LOC130667305 gene encoding NEDD8: MLIKVKTLTGKEIEIDIEPTDKVERIKERVEEKEGIPPQQQRLIFSGKQMNDEKTAQDYKVQGGSVLHLVLALRGGF, from the exons ATGTTGATCAAAGTAaag aCTCTTACTGGCAAAGAG ATTGAAATTGATATTGAACCCACGGATAAAGttgaaagaataaaagaaagaGTTGAGGAAAAAGAGGGAATACCACCACAACAACAAAGGTTAATCTTCTCTGGTAAACAAAT GAACGACGAAAAAACAGCTCAAGATTACAAGGTTCAAGGTGGCTCTGTGCTTCATTTAGTATTGGCATTAAGAGGTGgtttttag
- the LOC130667799 gene encoding probable phosphorylase b kinase regulatory subunit beta isoform X2, whose translation MTSVEISPINTKKSFNTRQGSVYDFDIDMFLKISNYEDTVKQLDFYYGIIKRQILRYQSCITGLFPQVSNDKTVGSVRESIYCAASIWSLYQAYRRIDDDRGKSHDLGQSAVKCMRGILECWIRQSDRIEMFKLNQCNRHALHCKFHLDTGNEIFNDENYFHLQIDVVSLYLIFLVQMISSGLQIIYTQDEVAFVQNLVYYVERAYRTPDYGMWERGSRYNDGTPEIHASSIGMAKSALEAINGCNLFGEKGASWSVVYVDIDAHNRNRSIFETMLPRESTSKSVDAALLSTISFPAFATHEEFLYNETKNNITRKLKGSYGFKRFSRDGYKTVIEDSKRRFYKSGEIKDFDKIECEWPLFYIFMIIDGVFKSVPEQVEEYCNLLKGLIHKDAVGDPVIPMYYYVPEKSIEIERQDPGSTYRVSSVEGSGIKSSNGEEEGNLYLWNQAMFVIAQLLTSGLLHINELDPIRRYLPSYNRPRRAGRYSAFQGTHTDLVVQIVLIAESMRLQAMMATYGIQTQTPHEVEPVQILSSLQLIKVYQKLGINKKLNLQGRPARPIGSLGTSKVYRVCGMTVLCYPLIFEVSQFYLYRDMALLIDDIKTELQFVGKYWRLSGRPTVCLLIREEHMRDPQFKEMLDLFAMLKKGYCDNTKVRIGRLQNLISSSCIEHLDFVNSMESDMELTQFKQLKHDYIGYQSLTDVPRTLSHSAETQDYTMLSKEPTHVILDEIRNADGLYAKCQLYGIILKKEGFNYKINNMTVEDHLKALYQQAGSLRYWMAVRYCSSLLNHTVDSISPFITGVLVKGKQITVGVIGKEETVFDKPMTPAEIQSVMYSTIQPYNIIQAVVQQEVLLYCGRLIGTNPAMFKGILKIRIGWVLEAMRLYLEVSEKKSKVIENYSPYEIRQILIKVLTVRDWATAENLTVIMRRKIEGSLCRVPAHFYNQVWEVLIRCPGGIRVNGQELPQQPTLSVMTRSELTFALLVESILHHIQLPEYRQIVVELLNIVSTILLRNPELSFSQKLDLNKLIEDAFIMYCKDHELEQTDMNSFFAAHYSVTTGYLARAVVNNVLTGGCMTTTIDPSNLLDEPQEMCNVT comes from the exons ATGACTTCCGTTGAAATATCTCCGATAAAtactaaaaa GTCATTCAATACTCGACAAGGAAGTGTTTATGATTTTGACATTGacatgtttttaaaaatttctaattatgAAGATACGGTTAAACAACTAGATTTTTATTATGGAATAA taaaacGACAAATTTTACGCTATCAAAGTTGTATTACTGGTTTATTTCCACAAGTATCAAATGACAAAACAGTTGGAAGTGTTAGAGAAAGTATTTATTGTGCTGCTTCAATCTGGAGTTTATATCAAGCGTATAg GCGTATTGATGATGACAGAGGGAAATCTCACGATCTCGGACAATCTGCAGTTAAATGTATGAGAGGTATTTTGGAATGTTGGATAAGACAATCTGATCGTATcgaaatgtttaaattaaatcaatgcAATCGTCATGCTTTACACTGtaaatttcatttagatactggaaatgaaatttttaatgatgaaaattattttcatttgcaA atTGATGTTGTTTCtctgtatttaatatttttggtacAAATGATATCATCCggtttacaaataatttatactcaAGATGAGGTAGCATTTGTACAAAATCTTGTATATTATGTAGAAAGAGCATATAGAACACCAGATTATGGAATGTGGGAAAGAGGAAGTCGTTATAATGATGGAACTCCTGAAATTCACGCTAGCTCTATTGGAATGGCTAAAAGTGCTTTGGAAGCAATTAATGGATGCAATTTGTTTGGTGAAAAAGGTGCTTCGTGGTCAGTTGTATACGTTGATATTGATGCACATAATCGTAACAGAagtatttttgaaacaatGCTTCCAAGAGAATCTacttcaaaa agTGTGGATGCAGCATTATTGTCCACTATTTCATTTCCAGCTTTTGCTACGCATGAAGAGTTTTTAtacaatgaaacaaaaaataatataacgaGAAAATTAAAAGGCTCTTATGGTTTTAAGCGATTTAGTCGTGATGGTTATAAAACAGTAATTGAAGATAGTAAACGTCGGTTTTATAAATCCGGTGAAAtaaag gattttgataaaatagaATGTGAATGGCcattgttttatatatttatgataattgatGGAGTCTTTAAATCAGTGCCAGAGCAAGTTGAAGAATACTGTAATTTATTGAAAGGACTAATTCATAAAGATGCAGTCGGtg atCCTGTAATTCCAATGTACTACTATGTACCTGAAAAAAGTATCGAAATTGAAAGGCAAGATCCAGGAAGTACATATCGTGTATCAAGTGTAGAAGGTAGTGGTATTAAATCATCAAATGGTGAAGAAGAAgggaatttatatttatggaaTCAAGCTATGTTCGTTATTGCCCAATTACTTACATCTGGACTATTACATATTAATGAATTGGATCCAATCCGTCGTTATCTTCCGTCGTATAATAGACCTCGTCGTGCTGGAAGATATTCTGCTTTTCAA ggCACCCATACAGATTTGGTGGTACAAATAGTTTTAATTGCTGAATCAATGAGACTTCAAGCTATGATGGCTACCTATGGAATACAAACTCAAACACCCCATGAAGTTGAACCAGTAcaaattttatcatcattacAGTTAATAAAGGTCTATCAAAAACTtgggataaataaaaaactaaatctTCAAGGTAGACCTGCAAGACCTATTGGATCTTTAGGAACAAGcaaa GTATATCGAGTTTGTGGGATGACAGTATTATGTTATCCATTAATATTTGAAGTatcacaattttatttatatcgcgaTATGGCTTTACTAATAGACGACATTAAAACAGAACTTCAATTTGTTGGAAAGTATTGGAGACTTTCAGGACGTCCAACAGTTTGTTTGTTGATTCGTGAAGAACATATGAGAGATCCTCAATTCAAGGAAATGCTTGATCTTTTTGCAATGCTAAAAAAGGGATATTGTGATAATACTAAAGTAAGAATCGGTCGTTTGCAAAATCTTATCTCATCATCGTGTATAG AACATTTGGATTTTGTTAATTCAATGGAAAGTGATATGGAACTTACTCAGTTTAAACAATTGAAGCATGATTATATTGGATATCAAAGTCTTACTGATGTTCCAAGAACTCTTTCTCATTCTGCAGAAACACAAGATTATACa ATGTTATCCAAAGAGCCTACTCATGTTATACTCGATGAAATACGAAATGCTGATGGCCTATATGCAAAATGTCAACTTTAtggaataatattaaaaaaagaaggTTTTAATTACAAGATTAATAATATGAcag TCGAGGATCATTTAAAAGCATTGTATCAACAGGCTGGTAGTTTGAGATATTGGATGGCAGTGCGTTATTGTAgtagtttattaaatcataCAGTCGATAGTATAAGTCCTTTCATTACTGGAGTTCTTGTTAAAGGAAAACAG ataaCTGTCGGAGTTATTGGAAAAGAAGAAACTGTTTTTGATAAACCTATGACACCCGCTGAAATACAATCTGTAATGTATTCAACAATCCAACCCTACAATATTATACAAGCAGTCGTGCAACAAGAAGTATTATTATATTGCGGACGATTGATTGGTACAAATCCTGCTATGTTTAAAGGAATACTTAAAATTCGTATAGg atGGGTTTTAGAAGCTATGCGACTTTATCTTGAagtatctgaaaaaaaatcaaaagttattgaaaattatagcCCATATGAAATCcgacaaattttaataaaagttttaactGTTAGAGACTGGGCTACTGCTgagaa tttaacagTAATTATGCGAAGAAAAATTGAAGGAAGTCTATGCAGAGTTCCAGctcatttttataatcaagtATGGGAAGTTTTGATTCGATGTCCAGGCGGTATCAGAGTTAATGGACAAGAATTACCGCAGCAACCAACTTTATCTGTTATGACACGTTCAGAATTGACATTTGCTCTGCTTGTCGAATCGATTCTCCATCACATACAATTGCCTGAGTACCGGCAAATTGTTGTTGag ttaTTGAATATTGTATCAACTATATTGTTACGAAATCCAGAGCTGAGttttagtcaaaaattagatttaaataaattaattgaagatGCATTCATTATGTATTGCAAAGATCATGAATTAGAACAAACTGATATGAATTCATTTTTTGCTGCTCATTATTCAGTTACTACTGGATATCTGGCTAGAGCGGTTGTAAATAATGTTTTGACAGGAGGTTGTATGACAACTACAATTGATCCATCAAATCTTCTAGATGAGCCCCAGGAAATGTGCAATGTTACATAA
- the LOC130667799 gene encoding probable phosphorylase b kinase regulatory subunit beta isoform X1 yields MTSVEISPINTKKSFNTRQGSVYDFDIDMFLKISNYEDTVKQLDFYYGIIKRQILRYQSCITGLFPQVSNDKTVGSVRESIYCAASIWSLYQAYRRIDDDRGKSHDLGQSAVKCMRGILECWIRQSDRIEMFKLNQCNRHALHCKFHLDTGNEIFNDENYFHLQIDVVSLYLIFLVQMISSGLQIIYTQDEVAFVQNLVYYVERAYRTPDYGMWERGSRYNDGTPEIHASSIGMAKSALEAINGCNLFGEKGASWSVVYVDIDAHNRNRSIFETMLPRESTSKSVDAALLSTISFPAFATHEEFLYNETKNNITRKLKGSYGFKRFSRDGYKTVIEDSKRRFYKSGEIKDFDKIECEWPLFYIFMIIDGVFKSVPEQVEEYCNLLKGLIHKDAVGDPVIPMYYYVPEKSIEIERQDPGSTYRVSSVEGSGIKSSNGEEEGNLYLWNQAMFVIAQLLTSGLLHINELDPIRRYLPSYNRPRRAGRYSAFQAKPTIGTHTDLVVQIVLIAESMRLQAMMATYGIQTQTPHEVEPVQILSSLQLIKVYQKLGINKKLNLQGRPARPIGSLGTSKVYRVCGMTVLCYPLIFEVSQFYLYRDMALLIDDIKTELQFVGKYWRLSGRPTVCLLIREEHMRDPQFKEMLDLFAMLKKGYCDNTKVRIGRLQNLISSSCIEHLDFVNSMESDMELTQFKQLKHDYIGYQSLTDVPRTLSHSAETQDYTMLSKEPTHVILDEIRNADGLYAKCQLYGIILKKEGFNYKINNMTVEDHLKALYQQAGSLRYWMAVRYCSSLLNHTVDSISPFITGVLVKGKQITVGVIGKEETVFDKPMTPAEIQSVMYSTIQPYNIIQAVVQQEVLLYCGRLIGTNPAMFKGILKIRIGWVLEAMRLYLEVSEKKSKVIENYSPYEIRQILIKVLTVRDWATAENLTVIMRRKIEGSLCRVPAHFYNQVWEVLIRCPGGIRVNGQELPQQPTLSVMTRSELTFALLVESILHHIQLPEYRQIVVELLNIVSTILLRNPELSFSQKLDLNKLIEDAFIMYCKDHELEQTDMNSFFAAHYSVTTGYLARAVVNNVLTGGCMTTTIDPSNLLDEPQEMCNVT; encoded by the exons ATGACTTCCGTTGAAATATCTCCGATAAAtactaaaaa GTCATTCAATACTCGACAAGGAAGTGTTTATGATTTTGACATTGacatgtttttaaaaatttctaattatgAAGATACGGTTAAACAACTAGATTTTTATTATGGAATAA taaaacGACAAATTTTACGCTATCAAAGTTGTATTACTGGTTTATTTCCACAAGTATCAAATGACAAAACAGTTGGAAGTGTTAGAGAAAGTATTTATTGTGCTGCTTCAATCTGGAGTTTATATCAAGCGTATAg GCGTATTGATGATGACAGAGGGAAATCTCACGATCTCGGACAATCTGCAGTTAAATGTATGAGAGGTATTTTGGAATGTTGGATAAGACAATCTGATCGTATcgaaatgtttaaattaaatcaatgcAATCGTCATGCTTTACACTGtaaatttcatttagatactggaaatgaaatttttaatgatgaaaattattttcatttgcaA atTGATGTTGTTTCtctgtatttaatatttttggtacAAATGATATCATCCggtttacaaataatttatactcaAGATGAGGTAGCATTTGTACAAAATCTTGTATATTATGTAGAAAGAGCATATAGAACACCAGATTATGGAATGTGGGAAAGAGGAAGTCGTTATAATGATGGAACTCCTGAAATTCACGCTAGCTCTATTGGAATGGCTAAAAGTGCTTTGGAAGCAATTAATGGATGCAATTTGTTTGGTGAAAAAGGTGCTTCGTGGTCAGTTGTATACGTTGATATTGATGCACATAATCGTAACAGAagtatttttgaaacaatGCTTCCAAGAGAATCTacttcaaaa agTGTGGATGCAGCATTATTGTCCACTATTTCATTTCCAGCTTTTGCTACGCATGAAGAGTTTTTAtacaatgaaacaaaaaataatataacgaGAAAATTAAAAGGCTCTTATGGTTTTAAGCGATTTAGTCGTGATGGTTATAAAACAGTAATTGAAGATAGTAAACGTCGGTTTTATAAATCCGGTGAAAtaaag gattttgataaaatagaATGTGAATGGCcattgttttatatatttatgataattgatGGAGTCTTTAAATCAGTGCCAGAGCAAGTTGAAGAATACTGTAATTTATTGAAAGGACTAATTCATAAAGATGCAGTCGGtg atCCTGTAATTCCAATGTACTACTATGTACCTGAAAAAAGTATCGAAATTGAAAGGCAAGATCCAGGAAGTACATATCGTGTATCAAGTGTAGAAGGTAGTGGTATTAAATCATCAAATGGTGAAGAAGAAgggaatttatatttatggaaTCAAGCTATGTTCGTTATTGCCCAATTACTTACATCTGGACTATTACATATTAATGAATTGGATCCAATCCGTCGTTATCTTCCGTCGTATAATAGACCTCGTCGTGCTGGAAGATATTCTGCTTTTCAA GCAAAACCTACGATT ggCACCCATACAGATTTGGTGGTACAAATAGTTTTAATTGCTGAATCAATGAGACTTCAAGCTATGATGGCTACCTATGGAATACAAACTCAAACACCCCATGAAGTTGAACCAGTAcaaattttatcatcattacAGTTAATAAAGGTCTATCAAAAACTtgggataaataaaaaactaaatctTCAAGGTAGACCTGCAAGACCTATTGGATCTTTAGGAACAAGcaaa GTATATCGAGTTTGTGGGATGACAGTATTATGTTATCCATTAATATTTGAAGTatcacaattttatttatatcgcgaTATGGCTTTACTAATAGACGACATTAAAACAGAACTTCAATTTGTTGGAAAGTATTGGAGACTTTCAGGACGTCCAACAGTTTGTTTGTTGATTCGTGAAGAACATATGAGAGATCCTCAATTCAAGGAAATGCTTGATCTTTTTGCAATGCTAAAAAAGGGATATTGTGATAATACTAAAGTAAGAATCGGTCGTTTGCAAAATCTTATCTCATCATCGTGTATAG AACATTTGGATTTTGTTAATTCAATGGAAAGTGATATGGAACTTACTCAGTTTAAACAATTGAAGCATGATTATATTGGATATCAAAGTCTTACTGATGTTCCAAGAACTCTTTCTCATTCTGCAGAAACACAAGATTATACa ATGTTATCCAAAGAGCCTACTCATGTTATACTCGATGAAATACGAAATGCTGATGGCCTATATGCAAAATGTCAACTTTAtggaataatattaaaaaaagaaggTTTTAATTACAAGATTAATAATATGAcag TCGAGGATCATTTAAAAGCATTGTATCAACAGGCTGGTAGTTTGAGATATTGGATGGCAGTGCGTTATTGTAgtagtttattaaatcataCAGTCGATAGTATAAGTCCTTTCATTACTGGAGTTCTTGTTAAAGGAAAACAG ataaCTGTCGGAGTTATTGGAAAAGAAGAAACTGTTTTTGATAAACCTATGACACCCGCTGAAATACAATCTGTAATGTATTCAACAATCCAACCCTACAATATTATACAAGCAGTCGTGCAACAAGAAGTATTATTATATTGCGGACGATTGATTGGTACAAATCCTGCTATGTTTAAAGGAATACTTAAAATTCGTATAGg atGGGTTTTAGAAGCTATGCGACTTTATCTTGAagtatctgaaaaaaaatcaaaagttattgaaaattatagcCCATATGAAATCcgacaaattttaataaaagttttaactGTTAGAGACTGGGCTACTGCTgagaa tttaacagTAATTATGCGAAGAAAAATTGAAGGAAGTCTATGCAGAGTTCCAGctcatttttataatcaagtATGGGAAGTTTTGATTCGATGTCCAGGCGGTATCAGAGTTAATGGACAAGAATTACCGCAGCAACCAACTTTATCTGTTATGACACGTTCAGAATTGACATTTGCTCTGCTTGTCGAATCGATTCTCCATCACATACAATTGCCTGAGTACCGGCAAATTGTTGTTGag ttaTTGAATATTGTATCAACTATATTGTTACGAAATCCAGAGCTGAGttttagtcaaaaattagatttaaataaattaattgaagatGCATTCATTATGTATTGCAAAGATCATGAATTAGAACAAACTGATATGAATTCATTTTTTGCTGCTCATTATTCAGTTACTACTGGATATCTGGCTAGAGCGGTTGTAAATAATGTTTTGACAGGAGGTTGTATGACAACTACAATTGATCCATCAAATCTTCTAGATGAGCCCCAGGAAATGTGCAATGTTACATAA
- the LOC130667799 gene encoding probable phosphorylase b kinase regulatory subunit beta isoform X3: protein MRGILECWIRQSDRIEMFKLNQCNRHALHCKFHLDTGNEIFNDENYFHLQIDVVSLYLIFLVQMISSGLQIIYTQDEVAFVQNLVYYVERAYRTPDYGMWERGSRYNDGTPEIHASSIGMAKSALEAINGCNLFGEKGASWSVVYVDIDAHNRNRSIFETMLPRESTSKSVDAALLSTISFPAFATHEEFLYNETKNNITRKLKGSYGFKRFSRDGYKTVIEDSKRRFYKSGEIKDFDKIECEWPLFYIFMIIDGVFKSVPEQVEEYCNLLKGLIHKDAVGDPVIPMYYYVPEKSIEIERQDPGSTYRVSSVEGSGIKSSNGEEEGNLYLWNQAMFVIAQLLTSGLLHINELDPIRRYLPSYNRPRRAGRYSAFQAKPTIGTHTDLVVQIVLIAESMRLQAMMATYGIQTQTPHEVEPVQILSSLQLIKVYQKLGINKKLNLQGRPARPIGSLGTSKVYRVCGMTVLCYPLIFEVSQFYLYRDMALLIDDIKTELQFVGKYWRLSGRPTVCLLIREEHMRDPQFKEMLDLFAMLKKGYCDNTKVRIGRLQNLISSSCIEHLDFVNSMESDMELTQFKQLKHDYIGYQSLTDVPRTLSHSAETQDYTMLSKEPTHVILDEIRNADGLYAKCQLYGIILKKEGFNYKINNMTVEDHLKALYQQAGSLRYWMAVRYCSSLLNHTVDSISPFITGVLVKGKQITVGVIGKEETVFDKPMTPAEIQSVMYSTIQPYNIIQAVVQQEVLLYCGRLIGTNPAMFKGILKIRIGWVLEAMRLYLEVSEKKSKVIENYSPYEIRQILIKVLTVRDWATAENLTVIMRRKIEGSLCRVPAHFYNQVWEVLIRCPGGIRVNGQELPQQPTLSVMTRSELTFALLVESILHHIQLPEYRQIVVELLNIVSTILLRNPELSFSQKLDLNKLIEDAFIMYCKDHELEQTDMNSFFAAHYSVTTGYLARAVVNNVLTGGCMTTTIDPSNLLDEPQEMCNVT from the exons ATGAGAGGTATTTTGGAATGTTGGATAAGACAATCTGATCGTATcgaaatgtttaaattaaatcaatgcAATCGTCATGCTTTACACTGtaaatttcatttagatactggaaatgaaatttttaatgatgaaaattattttcatttgcaA atTGATGTTGTTTCtctgtatttaatatttttggtacAAATGATATCATCCggtttacaaataatttatactcaAGATGAGGTAGCATTTGTACAAAATCTTGTATATTATGTAGAAAGAGCATATAGAACACCAGATTATGGAATGTGGGAAAGAGGAAGTCGTTATAATGATGGAACTCCTGAAATTCACGCTAGCTCTATTGGAATGGCTAAAAGTGCTTTGGAAGCAATTAATGGATGCAATTTGTTTGGTGAAAAAGGTGCTTCGTGGTCAGTTGTATACGTTGATATTGATGCACATAATCGTAACAGAagtatttttgaaacaatGCTTCCAAGAGAATCTacttcaaaa agTGTGGATGCAGCATTATTGTCCACTATTTCATTTCCAGCTTTTGCTACGCATGAAGAGTTTTTAtacaatgaaacaaaaaataatataacgaGAAAATTAAAAGGCTCTTATGGTTTTAAGCGATTTAGTCGTGATGGTTATAAAACAGTAATTGAAGATAGTAAACGTCGGTTTTATAAATCCGGTGAAAtaaag gattttgataaaatagaATGTGAATGGCcattgttttatatatttatgataattgatGGAGTCTTTAAATCAGTGCCAGAGCAAGTTGAAGAATACTGTAATTTATTGAAAGGACTAATTCATAAAGATGCAGTCGGtg atCCTGTAATTCCAATGTACTACTATGTACCTGAAAAAAGTATCGAAATTGAAAGGCAAGATCCAGGAAGTACATATCGTGTATCAAGTGTAGAAGGTAGTGGTATTAAATCATCAAATGGTGAAGAAGAAgggaatttatatttatggaaTCAAGCTATGTTCGTTATTGCCCAATTACTTACATCTGGACTATTACATATTAATGAATTGGATCCAATCCGTCGTTATCTTCCGTCGTATAATAGACCTCGTCGTGCTGGAAGATATTCTGCTTTTCAA GCAAAACCTACGATT ggCACCCATACAGATTTGGTGGTACAAATAGTTTTAATTGCTGAATCAATGAGACTTCAAGCTATGATGGCTACCTATGGAATACAAACTCAAACACCCCATGAAGTTGAACCAGTAcaaattttatcatcattacAGTTAATAAAGGTCTATCAAAAACTtgggataaataaaaaactaaatctTCAAGGTAGACCTGCAAGACCTATTGGATCTTTAGGAACAAGcaaa GTATATCGAGTTTGTGGGATGACAGTATTATGTTATCCATTAATATTTGAAGTatcacaattttatttatatcgcgaTATGGCTTTACTAATAGACGACATTAAAACAGAACTTCAATTTGTTGGAAAGTATTGGAGACTTTCAGGACGTCCAACAGTTTGTTTGTTGATTCGTGAAGAACATATGAGAGATCCTCAATTCAAGGAAATGCTTGATCTTTTTGCAATGCTAAAAAAGGGATATTGTGATAATACTAAAGTAAGAATCGGTCGTTTGCAAAATCTTATCTCATCATCGTGTATAG AACATTTGGATTTTGTTAATTCAATGGAAAGTGATATGGAACTTACTCAGTTTAAACAATTGAAGCATGATTATATTGGATATCAAAGTCTTACTGATGTTCCAAGAACTCTTTCTCATTCTGCAGAAACACAAGATTATACa ATGTTATCCAAAGAGCCTACTCATGTTATACTCGATGAAATACGAAATGCTGATGGCCTATATGCAAAATGTCAACTTTAtggaataatattaaaaaaagaaggTTTTAATTACAAGATTAATAATATGAcag TCGAGGATCATTTAAAAGCATTGTATCAACAGGCTGGTAGTTTGAGATATTGGATGGCAGTGCGTTATTGTAgtagtttattaaatcataCAGTCGATAGTATAAGTCCTTTCATTACTGGAGTTCTTGTTAAAGGAAAACAG ataaCTGTCGGAGTTATTGGAAAAGAAGAAACTGTTTTTGATAAACCTATGACACCCGCTGAAATACAATCTGTAATGTATTCAACAATCCAACCCTACAATATTATACAAGCAGTCGTGCAACAAGAAGTATTATTATATTGCGGACGATTGATTGGTACAAATCCTGCTATGTTTAAAGGAATACTTAAAATTCGTATAGg atGGGTTTTAGAAGCTATGCGACTTTATCTTGAagtatctgaaaaaaaatcaaaagttattgaaaattatagcCCATATGAAATCcgacaaattttaataaaagttttaactGTTAGAGACTGGGCTACTGCTgagaa tttaacagTAATTATGCGAAGAAAAATTGAAGGAAGTCTATGCAGAGTTCCAGctcatttttataatcaagtATGGGAAGTTTTGATTCGATGTCCAGGCGGTATCAGAGTTAATGGACAAGAATTACCGCAGCAACCAACTTTATCTGTTATGACACGTTCAGAATTGACATTTGCTCTGCTTGTCGAATCGATTCTCCATCACATACAATTGCCTGAGTACCGGCAAATTGTTGTTGag ttaTTGAATATTGTATCAACTATATTGTTACGAAATCCAGAGCTGAGttttagtcaaaaattagatttaaataaattaattgaagatGCATTCATTATGTATTGCAAAGATCATGAATTAGAACAAACTGATATGAATTCATTTTTTGCTGCTCATTATTCAGTTACTACTGGATATCTGGCTAGAGCGGTTGTAAATAATGTTTTGACAGGAGGTTGTATGACAACTACAATTGATCCATCAAATCTTCTAGATGAGCCCCAGGAAATGTGCAATGTTACATAA